The Prosthecobacter algae genome has a segment encoding these proteins:
- a CDS encoding RtcB family protein, producing the protein MTSPFQIINEAEAFIPARNNKGKPITVIGTEAIRNGFDQTCIEQALNSRSAPGVTDLVLNPDAHAGYGAPVGCVMASPTHIYPGPVGVDIKCSMSLLQMNIPASEIVDRTVRRRLIEAIVARTPTGPGRGQREAKKSRLVSAALGVQACTEGASQAVCEALGIPPEWALRCEDSAHYGHDGNVSTLHERLDKMRAFNAFPNFENKMMQLGSYGGGNHFGECEVVQLDEDPAMRATAEVFGLQDDRVAFLSHCGSRGFGNILAQRQFKSLEGFFRTWGLDLPAGDKQLVYAPLGTPEANAYLDDMALGANFATVNHMLINALVLEAFQEVLPGTKGQLVYFISHNIARQEVVDNQLSWVHRKGATRAFPGGHYALKDTPFAATGHPILLPGNPRDGSVVMVAKPEAVKSCYSVNHGAGRCMGRKHASRVLDQKAVDADFESNDILFNSRQYPIDEAPNAYKDFKEVLRSVESAGLAQQVCKLKARFVIKDAAEADD; encoded by the coding sequence ATGACCTCTCCTTTTCAAATCATCAACGAAGCTGAAGCCTTTATTCCTGCCCGCAATAATAAGGGCAAACCGATCACGGTGATCGGGACGGAGGCGATCCGAAATGGCTTTGACCAGACCTGCATTGAACAGGCGCTGAACTCGCGTTCGGCCCCTGGGGTGACGGACTTGGTTTTAAACCCGGATGCGCATGCCGGTTACGGAGCGCCAGTGGGCTGCGTGATGGCTTCGCCCACGCACATTTATCCAGGCCCGGTGGGTGTGGATATCAAGTGCTCCATGTCGCTTCTGCAGATGAACATTCCAGCGAGTGAGATCGTGGATCGCACGGTTCGCCGTCGTCTCATCGAGGCCATCGTGGCCCGCACCCCCACGGGGCCGGGGCGTGGTCAGCGTGAGGCGAAGAAGTCCCGCCTTGTCTCGGCGGCGCTCGGAGTGCAGGCCTGCACCGAGGGTGCGAGCCAGGCCGTGTGTGAGGCGCTGGGAATCCCTCCAGAGTGGGCGCTGCGCTGCGAAGACAGTGCGCACTATGGGCATGACGGAAACGTCTCCACCCTGCATGAGCGCCTGGACAAGATGCGTGCCTTCAATGCCTTCCCGAACTTTGAAAACAAGATGATGCAGCTCGGCTCTTACGGAGGTGGAAACCACTTCGGTGAGTGTGAGGTGGTGCAACTGGATGAAGACCCGGCGATGCGTGCGACGGCGGAGGTCTTTGGCCTTCAGGATGATCGTGTCGCCTTTCTCAGCCACTGCGGATCGCGCGGGTTTGGGAACATTTTGGCGCAGCGTCAGTTCAAGTCGCTGGAAGGTTTCTTCCGTACCTGGGGCCTGGATTTACCGGCGGGTGACAAGCAGCTTGTCTATGCACCGCTGGGGACGCCGGAGGCCAATGCGTATCTGGATGACATGGCGCTGGGGGCGAACTTCGCCACGGTGAACCACATGCTCATCAATGCGCTGGTGCTGGAGGCTTTCCAAGAAGTGCTGCCAGGAACCAAGGGACAACTGGTGTATTTCATCAGCCACAATATCGCACGTCAGGAAGTGGTGGATAACCAACTCTCCTGGGTGCATCGAAAGGGGGCGACCCGTGCGTTTCCTGGTGGCCACTATGCGCTGAAGGACACGCCGTTTGCTGCGACCGGTCACCCGATCTTGCTGCCAGGAAATCCACGCGATGGCTCGGTGGTGATGGTGGCAAAACCTGAGGCGGTGAAGAGCTGCTACAGCGTGAACCACGGGGCAGGCCGCTGCATGGGGCGCAAACACGCCTCCCGTGTACTGGACCAGAAAGCCGTGGATGCGGATTTCGAGTCTAACGACATCCTCTTCAATTCGCGCCAGTATCCGATCGATGAAGCGCCGAACGCTTATAAGGACTTTAAAGAGGTCCTTCGCAGCGTGGAGTCCGCCGGTCTTGCGCAGCAGGTGTGCAAGCTGAAGGCTCGCTTCGTGATCAAGGATGCCGCAGAGGCGGATGATTGA
- a CDS encoding ATP-dependent 6-phosphofructokinase, which yields MLNVDISSLGPCQFHSPLHQIGSVQVPYKTEADRILYTNTVQGLQQPNSALSFEEAGPREQIFFDPPRTTVGIVTCGGLCPGLNDIIRGIVNQCYRQYGINRVYGFRYGYEGLVQRYGHTPIMLRPESVAQIHNFGGTILGSSRGQQPIGDMVDTLEDMSVDILFVIGGDGTLRGASEIAKEIARRGLRKAIVGIPKTIDNDIMYLDKSFGFETAFAEAVNAVKCAYTEACGAVNGIGLLKLMGRDSGFIACYAALAGSNVDFVLIPEVSFTMEGTSGLLEALRYRVAKRGSAVIVVAEGAGQELFQGDGATDASGNKRYGDIGLYLKDQINAFFKDRRTEVNLKYIDPSYIVRSVPANPQDNVYCSRLAQSAVHAAMAGKTSMLVGRWHNAFVHLPLDMVTHGRRKVDPHSELWHAVLESTGQPAMMS from the coding sequence ATGCTGAATGTTGACATTTCCTCTCTTGGTCCCTGCCAGTTTCACTCGCCGCTGCATCAGATCGGCAGTGTTCAGGTGCCCTATAAGACCGAGGCTGACCGCATCCTCTACACCAATACGGTGCAGGGTCTGCAGCAACCGAACAGCGCGCTGAGCTTTGAGGAAGCAGGGCCGCGTGAGCAGATTTTCTTTGATCCTCCGCGCACGACCGTGGGCATTGTCACGTGTGGCGGCCTGTGCCCAGGGCTCAATGACATCATCCGTGGCATTGTGAACCAGTGCTACCGGCAGTATGGCATCAACCGGGTCTATGGTTTCCGTTATGGTTACGAAGGACTGGTGCAGCGCTATGGCCACACGCCCATCATGCTGAGACCCGAATCGGTGGCCCAGATCCATAACTTTGGCGGCACGATTCTGGGCAGTTCGCGCGGCCAGCAGCCGATCGGCGACATGGTGGACACGCTGGAGGATATGTCCGTGGACATCCTCTTTGTCATCGGTGGAGATGGCACCTTGCGGGGGGCTTCAGAGATTGCCAAGGAGATCGCCCGGCGCGGTCTGCGAAAGGCCATCGTGGGCATCCCCAAGACCATTGATAACGACATCATGTACCTGGACAAGAGCTTTGGTTTCGAGACTGCTTTTGCCGAGGCGGTGAATGCCGTCAAATGTGCCTACACCGAGGCCTGTGGCGCAGTCAATGGCATTGGCTTGCTGAAGCTGATGGGGCGCGACAGTGGTTTCATTGCTTGTTATGCGGCCCTGGCGGGCAGCAATGTGGACTTTGTACTGATTCCCGAAGTGAGCTTTACCATGGAGGGGACCTCTGGACTGCTTGAGGCCTTGCGCTATCGCGTGGCGAAACGGGGCAGCGCGGTCATCGTGGTGGCGGAAGGGGCGGGGCAGGAACTCTTCCAGGGAGATGGGGCCACCGATGCGAGCGGCAACAAACGCTATGGAGACATTGGTTTGTATCTCAAGGATCAGATCAATGCGTTCTTCAAGGACCGGCGCACGGAAGTGAATCTGAAGTACATCGACCCCAGTTACATCGTCCGCAGCGTGCCGGCGAATCCGCAGGACAATGTCTATTGCTCACGCTTGGCGCAATCGGCTGTTCATGCGGCAATGGCGGGCAAAACCTCAATGCTGGTTGGGCGCTGGCACAATGCCTTTGTGCATCTGCCGCTAGACATGGTGACTCATGGCCGCCGCAAGGTAGATCCTCACAGTGAGCTGTGGCACGCCGTGTTAGAAAGCACTGGCCAGCCTGCGATGATGAGCTGA
- a CDS encoding acyl carrier protein, whose protein sequence is MPDAPTLSQLELRVLDLVRDEVLQTPPGFGVSSDLFEAGLDSMAIMQLLLLLEEHYGVAIPVGSVSRANFKTAQTIAALLVEQGYAITQGGAEEPAPAPPPEPVVIVPKAPPVPEEKFDRLPLRDCDFFTHAFDEMLRQAGQGGHIARSFIELDRAPDVVALKELLVRLQNYFAFPILTAQLKKPSFFSLPLWVPATNPRPLELQLWSDEKSTGTLLSHGAQKFADLQTKLDDIINTSLPQYEDGWINVRFDLVEKADGSCVFVFSWSHLIMDGIGAEFFLLEINRLLGGKSEPVPGFDLTDLKDQRGWGERWKTAKVMPAFFDTVMSKSFEALGSAKLSAGRAHFQVITLTEEQSAEAARRSAEVSGPLINMPFHLACAMRAHQRVFAHRGQKPESLMCCVPIQVRRKGTRGPLFQNHLTMFFCNLVAEDLTTLDAAAQSLHKQHTRFIKEKIGDAFRDLMWMMRPMPPSLHMHFINWHMKGKFSSFYHSNTGVFAPELTHFGGAQVTNAYHVPSFSDPPGTGVFTNEKNGRLVLTLCWRAGTMTEEERAIFIGQLMSDLGVTA, encoded by the coding sequence ATGCCTGACGCCCCCACCCTGTCCCAACTCGAGCTGCGTGTGCTCGATCTCGTCCGTGACGAAGTCCTCCAAACACCGCCTGGTTTCGGCGTCAGTTCTGACCTCTTTGAGGCCGGTTTGGACTCGATGGCCATCATGCAGTTGCTGCTGCTTCTAGAGGAGCACTACGGCGTGGCCATTCCAGTGGGCAGCGTCTCACGGGCCAATTTTAAAACGGCGCAAACCATCGCCGCGCTGTTGGTGGAGCAAGGTTATGCCATCACCCAAGGCGGTGCGGAGGAGCCTGCACCCGCGCCCCCGCCCGAGCCTGTGGTCATCGTGCCCAAGGCCCCACCAGTGCCGGAAGAAAAATTTGATCGGTTGCCGCTGCGTGACTGTGATTTCTTCACGCATGCGTTTGATGAAATGCTGCGCCAGGCCGGGCAGGGTGGGCACATCGCCCGCTCCTTCATCGAGCTGGATCGTGCGCCCGATGTGGTGGCACTGAAGGAGCTGCTGGTGCGGTTGCAGAATTACTTTGCCTTTCCCATCCTGACGGCGCAGCTCAAGAAGCCGAGCTTCTTCTCGCTGCCTCTCTGGGTGCCTGCGACGAATCCGCGGCCCCTGGAATTGCAATTATGGTCCGACGAAAAATCGACAGGGACGCTGCTGTCGCATGGCGCGCAGAAGTTTGCCGATCTGCAAACGAAGCTGGATGACATCATCAATACCTCCCTGCCGCAGTATGAAGATGGGTGGATCAATGTGCGCTTTGACTTGGTGGAAAAAGCCGATGGCTCCTGCGTCTTTGTTTTCTCCTGGAGCCATCTCATCATGGACGGCATCGGTGCGGAGTTTTTCCTGCTGGAAATCAATCGTTTGTTAGGCGGGAAAAGTGAGCCGGTGCCTGGGTTTGACCTCACTGATCTGAAGGACCAGCGGGGCTGGGGGGAACGCTGGAAGACGGCGAAGGTGATGCCAGCTTTTTTTGATACGGTGATGAGTAAGTCTTTTGAGGCACTCGGCTCGGCCAAGCTCTCAGCAGGGCGGGCGCACTTCCAGGTCATCACCTTGACGGAGGAGCAGAGTGCAGAGGCAGCGCGCCGCAGTGCGGAGGTTTCGGGGCCGCTGATCAACATGCCGTTTCATTTGGCCTGTGCGATGCGGGCGCACCAGCGGGTGTTTGCCCATCGCGGGCAGAAGCCGGAGTCGCTGATGTGCTGTGTGCCTATCCAGGTGCGGCGGAAGGGTACCCGGGGCCCGCTTTTCCAAAATCACCTGACGATGTTTTTCTGCAATCTGGTGGCGGAGGATCTGACCACGCTGGATGCGGCGGCGCAGTCTCTGCACAAGCAGCACACGCGGTTCATCAAGGAAAAGATCGGCGATGCCTTTCGCGATCTGATGTGGATGATGAGGCCCATGCCGCCCAGCCTGCACATGCACTTCATCAACTGGCACATGAAGGGTAAATTCAGCTCCTTCTACCATTCGAATACGGGTGTCTTTGCGCCTGAGTTGACTCACTTTGGCGGGGCGCAGGTGACGAATGCCTATCACGTGCCCAGCTTTTCGGATCCTCCAGGAACGGGGGTCTTCACGAATGAGAAAAACGGTCGCCTGGTGCTGACGCTGTGCTGGCGTGCTGGTACCATGACGGAGGAGGAGCGGGCCATCTTCATTGGTCAACTGATGAGTGACCTGGGTGTGACCGCCTAA
- the trxA gene encoding thioredoxin, with protein MKSSNIGLWIAGAAIAWCAWIVLDMAEPLSSQGTAYSTLPEVKNATMPVLVEFYADWCGPCRSVGPVVEDLSREVAGRAKVVRLDVDAESDLAASHGIRSIPTFIAFKDGREVARESGAISKAKMLQMLGL; from the coding sequence ATGAAGTCATCCAACATCGGACTTTGGATCGCAGGGGCTGCCATCGCTTGGTGTGCCTGGATCGTCCTGGACATGGCAGAGCCACTGAGTTCCCAGGGAACAGCATACTCCACCCTTCCTGAGGTGAAAAACGCCACGATGCCTGTGCTGGTGGAGTTTTATGCGGACTGGTGTGGCCCCTGTCGCAGCGTGGGCCCGGTGGTGGAGGATTTGTCCCGCGAAGTGGCGGGCCGTGCGAAGGTGGTACGGCTCGATGTGGACGCGGAAAGTGACCTGGCCGCCAGTCACGGCATCCGCAGCATTCCCACTTTCATTGCTTTCAAGGATGGCCGTGAAGTGGCGCGTGAGTCGGGGGCGATTTCCAAAGCCAAGATGCTGCAAATGCTGGGGCTCTAA
- a CDS encoding slipin family protein — protein sequence MTTFISIFRPLASRSFVVQDHQTALHFKDGRYVGLLAPGKHRFWTSGHEMKCVDMRAQAILVQGQELLTADQVALKVSALATFQVVDALAMHRATQDVSSALYTDIQLALRQIVAADVAEVFLQQKGDHGTKLLALVAVNAEALGLKVARVDIRDVMLPADLKRSFMSALQQRQEAQAGLEKARAETAALRTLANAAKLMRDNPELLQLRYLQTLQEVGTSAGNTLVLGLTDYGKLTASAPDRL from the coding sequence ATGACCACCTTCATTTCCATTTTCCGTCCTCTGGCCTCCCGTAGCTTTGTCGTTCAAGATCATCAAACGGCCCTGCATTTCAAAGATGGGCGTTACGTCGGACTGCTGGCTCCTGGTAAACATCGTTTCTGGACTTCGGGTCACGAAATGAAGTGTGTGGACATGCGTGCCCAAGCCATCCTGGTACAAGGGCAGGAGCTCCTGACCGCAGACCAAGTGGCGCTGAAAGTCAGCGCGTTGGCGACCTTTCAGGTGGTGGATGCTCTGGCGATGCATCGCGCGACTCAGGATGTGAGCAGCGCCCTTTATACCGACATCCAGCTTGCCCTTCGTCAGATTGTCGCTGCCGATGTTGCCGAGGTGTTCCTTCAACAGAAAGGGGATCACGGCACCAAGCTGCTTGCGCTAGTGGCGGTGAATGCTGAGGCCCTGGGGCTAAAAGTCGCTCGCGTGGACATCCGCGATGTGATGCTGCCAGCCGATCTCAAACGCAGCTTTATGTCTGCCCTCCAGCAGCGACAAGAAGCGCAAGCCGGACTCGAAAAAGCCCGTGCTGAAACGGCTGCTCTGCGCACCTTGGCCAATGCTGCCAAGCTGATGCGTGACAACCCCGAGTTGCTTCAACTCCGTTACTTGCAGACTCTGCAGGAAGTGGGAACCAGCGCGGGGAATACCCTGGTGCTGGGGCTGACGGATTATGGTAAGCTAACAGCTTCAGCGCCAGATAGACTCTAA
- the rtcA gene encoding RNA 3'-terminal phosphate cyclase yields the protein MTKTNSSLLQISGESGGGQLLRSALSLSMVTGQPFRMTNIRGQRPTPGLMRQHLTCVKAAAEVCNAAVDGAELGSVELVFAPGEIRAGNYAFNIGRGGSTTLVLQTLLPALLHAEGASTLRIEGGTHNPMAPPFEFIDECFLPVLQRMGVKAEVVLERHGFMQAGGGVLTAKIAPVKKWKRLKLLERGELQEYFGRVLHAHLHGDIAQREISTAAKVLDWPEERLELRYANDSAGPGNALLLGARFANVCEISTGIAQMGKSAEAVATGAAKGLKNYLASEAAVGVHLADQLLLPLALAGGGEFTTLTLSNHVQTNMTLIERFLSVQFAVNERAAGVKHIEVRAGK from the coding sequence ATGACCAAAACCAATTCCTCCCTCCTCCAAATCTCCGGTGAATCTGGCGGCGGGCAGTTGCTGCGTTCGGCGCTGTCGCTGTCCATGGTGACTGGGCAGCCGTTTCGGATGACGAACATCCGTGGCCAGCGGCCAACGCCGGGGCTGATGCGCCAGCACCTGACGTGTGTGAAGGCGGCGGCGGAGGTCTGCAACGCGGCGGTGGATGGCGCGGAGTTGGGCTCGGTGGAGCTGGTCTTTGCTCCGGGGGAAATCCGTGCTGGGAACTATGCCTTTAACATCGGCCGCGGGGGGAGTACGACGCTGGTCCTGCAAACGCTGCTGCCCGCCCTGCTGCATGCGGAAGGGGCGAGCACGCTGAGGATTGAGGGTGGGACACACAATCCTATGGCACCGCCGTTTGAGTTCATTGATGAGTGTTTCCTGCCAGTGCTACAAAGGATGGGGGTGAAGGCTGAGGTCGTCCTGGAGCGCCATGGTTTCATGCAAGCAGGTGGTGGGGTGCTGACGGCTAAGATTGCCCCGGTGAAAAAGTGGAAGAGACTGAAGCTGCTGGAGCGTGGGGAATTGCAGGAGTACTTTGGCCGGGTGCTGCATGCGCATCTGCATGGCGACATCGCCCAGCGGGAAATTTCGACAGCGGCAAAGGTGCTGGATTGGCCGGAGGAAAGGCTGGAACTGCGGTATGCCAATGACAGCGCGGGCCCTGGCAATGCGCTGCTGCTGGGCGCACGGTTTGCGAATGTGTGCGAGATCAGCACGGGCATCGCGCAGATGGGTAAGTCGGCGGAAGCTGTGGCTACAGGAGCGGCGAAGGGGCTGAAAAATTACCTAGCCTCTGAGGCAGCGGTGGGCGTGCATCTGGCTGATCAGTTGCTGCTGCCGCTGGCGCTGGCGGGCGGTGGAGAGTTCACCACCCTGACGCTGAGCAATCATGTGCAGACGAACATGACCCTCATCGAAAGGTTCCTCTCCGTGCAGTTTGCGGTGAATGAGAGGGCTGCGGGGGTGAAACACATCGAAGTACGGGCTGGGAAGTAG